GAACGAGCAACTCGGATCCATCGCTTTCATCCAAGCGACGTGGCACAGTGAGATAGTCGACCGGGCGCGCCAGGGATTCGTTTCCGAGTTGGCGGCGCAGGGTTATCCGGAAGCGTCGGTAGTCCAGTTCGCGGTCCCAGGCGCATTCGAGATTCCATTGCACGCCCAGCGTCTGGCGCGTACGGGTAAATATTCGGCAATCGTTGCTGCCGCGCTTGTCGTCGACGGCGGAATCTATCGGCACGAATTCGTCGAATCAGCGGTCATCGACGGCCTGATGCGAGTCCAGCTGGATACCGACGTACCCGTGTTCTCCGTAGTGCTGACGCCCCACCACTTCCACGAGCACGCCGATCACTCGGCGTTCTTCACCGCACATCTGGAGCGCAAGGGAGTCGAGGCGGCACGCGCAGTGGTGGCCACCCTCGACTCCCTTCGATCCATCTAGTCGTTGGCGTGCAGTGCGGCGTTCAGTTCGACGCCGGTGCCCTTCCACGGCACGACCTCGACGGCACCGGATACCGAATTTCGACGGAACAACAGATTGCTGTTTCCGTTGAGCGTCGCAGCCTTCACAACGGTGCCGTCCGGTCCGGTCACCTTGGTTCCCGCGGTGATGTAGAGGCCCGCCTCGACGACGCAGTCGTCGCCGAGGGAAATGCCGAGTCCGGAGTTGGCACCGAGCAGACAACGCTCGCCGACCGAGATGACGTTCTTGCCGCCGCCGGACAGTGTGCCCATGATCGACGCGCCACCGCCGACGTCGGAGCCGTCACCGACGACGACTCCGGCCGAGATTCGGCCTTCGACCATCGAGTTACCGAGCGTGCCCGCGTTGAAGTTGACGAATCCCTCGTGCATGACCGTCGTTCCGCTCGCCAGATACGCGCCCAGGCGGACACGATCGGCGTCGGCGATCCGGACGCCGGACGGCGCGACGTAGTCGACGAGACGGGGAAACTTGTCGATGCTGAGGACCGTGACGTGGCCGCGTGCACGGAGGCGAGTGCGGACTGTCTCGAAACCGTCGACTGCTGCCGGTCCGAAGTTGGTCCATACGACGTTGGCAAGAAAGCCGAACTGGCCGTCCAGGCTGAGCCCGTGCGGCTGAACGAGACGATGCGAAAGCAAATGCAGGCGCAGGTAGACGTCGTGCGCGTCGATCGGTGCGTCGTCGAGCGAGGCGATGGTCGTTCGGACGGCGACGACGTCGACTCCGCGAGCCTCGTCCGGGCCGACGAGGGCGGCGAACTCGGCGGGGATGTCCGACCCCTCGAGCCGCGTGGTGCCGACGGGCCCGTTACCGCCCAGTTCGGGGCTGGGGTACCAGGTGTCGAGGACGACTCCGCTGGTGGTGATGTTGGCAATGCCTATTGCTGATGCTCCCTGTGCGCTCACAGGTACCGAGGATACGGCGTGTGTCGTCGAAGGTAGAAGCGTGAGGGCGGCGGGCGTGCGTGCTAAACATGATTCATGACTTTGGGGGCACAATTCCGACGGTGGGGCACGGTTGCTGTATCGGCTGTATTGATGGCAGGTGGAACAGCGATCCTGCAGGCGCCGACGGCGTCCGCGGCGCCTGAGTGTGCTGCGGTGAGCGCACCGCCGGTGAAGGTCGCCCAGATCGACGGGGCGGCTCTCGAAGGCCTGGCGGTCGACGGGCAAGGCAGGCTCTACACAACCGACATCGTCACTGGCCGGGTCTACCGGATCGATGCGCCGGGCCAGGCTGCATACCCCATCGCGACGGTGCCCAGCGGCGGCGGTGGCGCTCTCGCCTGGATGCCGGACGGCACCTTGCTCGTCGGGTACGGCGCCGACCCCCGCGTGTTCGTCGGTGATCTCGTCAAGGCTGCGGGCATCGTTCGGCTGAACATCGATACGCTCGAACTCAGCCCATTTGCGTCGGGATTGAGTGCTGCCAACGGGCTCGCGGTCGCCGGCGATGGGACTGTGTATGCGACAAATGACTTCGGTGGTCTCATCGGGCAAGTTCGCCCCGACGGATCGGTGAATTCCGAGTGGGCAAGGTTCCCCAGCGCAAACGGCGCCGTGCTCGATCCTGGGGGTGAGTACCTGTATGTGTCTCGGACGTTCGTGAACTCCGGCGTGAGCAGAATCCCTGTCGCCGATCCATCGAGGCCGGAGAGCATTCTCGACTTCTCCGGTGTCGATGCGTTGAGCGCACCGGACGGTCTGACACTCGATTCCGCAGGCCGCCCCGTCGTCCCGCTCAACGCTCGCGGGCAAGTAGTTCGCATCGATGCACCCGGGCAGTACTGCGTCCTCGGCAGTGGCATTCCGTTGTCGAGTGTTCTGATCTACGGCCGTGGCGAACAGGGTTTCTCTGCTGGAAAGCTGTTCCGGGCAGGATTCGATGGCGCGGTGTACGAGATCCCCGGAGGCGCACTTTAGAGGCGGGAGTGGCGGGAGTTGTTGCTGCGGAACGATCTGGAAGTAGTCTCGTACGGTGAGTTCGCACCCGGCTTTGAATCTGCATTCCGACCCCATCGATCTGACAGCGGCGCTGGTGGACATACCCAGCGTTTCGCGGGAGGAGTCGGTGATCGCCGATGCGGTGGAGGTCGCGCTGCGTGAACAGACGGTCGGTTTCGAGATAATCCGGAGCGGGAATGCGGTTCTTGCGCGCACCGATCGTGGGCTTCCCAGTCGCGTGATGCTCGCCGGTCACCTCGATACCGTCCCGATCGCCGGCAATGTGCCGAGCAGACGTGAACGCGACAGTGTCGAGGGCGATGTCCTGCATGGTTGTGGCACGGTCGACATGAAGTCTGGTGACGCTGTCTTTCTTCATCTCGCCGCCACGATCGACGACCCTGCGCACGACATCACGCTGGTGTTCTACGACTGTGAAGAGATCGACGCGACGCTCAACGGCCTGGGCCGAATCGAACGTGAACTGCCGGAGTGGCTTGCGGCCGACGTGGCGATTCTCGGTGAGCCGTCCGGTGGATTCATCGAGGCGGGCTGCCAGGGCACGCTGCGAGTGCGACTTTCGGCGGGTGGAACGAGGGCGCACAGTGCGCGATCATGGCTGGGGGACAACGCAATTCACAAGTTCGGCGCTGTTCTCAACAGGTTGGCTGCATACAGTGCGCGAGAGGTGGATATCGATGGCTGCTTGTACCGCGAAGGTCTGCAGGCTGTCCGTATTTCCGGTGGCGTGGCAGGCAATGTCGTTCCCGACGCAGCCGAGCTGGATGTGAACTTCCGCTTCGCCCCCGATCGGAGTGTCGAGCAGGCTATCGAGCACGTTCGTGGCGTCGTCGACGGGCTCGATCTCGGTTTCGAGGTCACCGATTCTTCACCAGGTGCGTTGCCTGGACTCGCCGCACCTGCAGCGGCGGCGCTGATCGAGGCGGCCGGTGGGCGGTTTCGGGCCAAGTACGGCTGGACCGACGTGTCGCGGTTCTCGGCGCTCGGTATTCCGGCGGTCAACTACGGTCCTGGAGACCCGAACTTGGCGCACAAGCGCGACGAGCGGGTCCCTACCGATCAGATCACGAATGTCACGGCTGTTCTACGGGGATACCTGACCACTGGATAACCTGTGGTCCCGATGGTAGATCGGCCGGATAGCCTGTAAAACATGGAGACGCCAGCAAAACACATGGGGTCGGTGACGTTGCGTCGCGGACGCAACACCGAATCATCGACCTCCGATCAACGATTGCTCGATCAGCGCGGAACAGGAAACTGGACTCACACCGACCCGTGGCGGGTGCTACGAATTCAGAGTGAGTTCGTGGAGGGTTTCGGCGCTCTGGCCGAGGTGCCGAAGGCTGTCACGGTATTCGGTTCGGCTCGAACCCCGCGTGATCACGATGAGTACAAGGCAGCCCGCGAGCTCGGAAGTGCGTTGGCGGTAGCGGGATTTGCGGTCATCACCGGCGGCGGCCCTGGAATCATGGAAGCGGCGAACCGCGGAGCAAGTACTGTCGACGGCTACTCGATCGGGCTCGGCATCGAGTTGCCCTTCGAGCAAGGCCTCAACGACTGGGTAGATCTGGGTATCGACTTCCGGTACTTTTTCGTACGGAAGACGATGTTCGTGAAGTACTCCCAGGCATTCATCTGTCTCCCAGGCGGTTTCGGCACTCTCGACGAATTGTTCGAGGCTCTCACGCTGGTGCAGACGGGCAAAGTGACGCGCTTTCCGATTGTCCTGATCGGCACAGAGTTCTGGTCCGGTCTCATCAGTTGGATCAAGGACACACTGGTCGCACAAGGCAAGATCTCCTCGGCCGACCTGGACCTGATTCGTTGTACCGACAGCGTCGAGGAAGCAGTGCAGATCGTGAGCAGCGTTTGCGGAGAGTCGGAGTGAGCGAAGCTGTCGTAATCAGGGTGTGCGTCTACTGTGCGTCGGGGCCGGTGGATCCTTCGTTTCTCGAGCTGGCGCGTGAACTCGGTACCGCGATCGGTCAACGGGGATGGCAGTTGGTCTCCGGTGGCGGGAACGTCTCGATGATGGGAGCGGTAGCCGAATCTGCGCGGGCTGCAGGTGCTTTCACCGTCGGTGTGATCCCGAAAGCTCTCGTACATCGAGAAGTCGCCGACCTCGATGCCGATGAATTGATCGTCACCGACACCATGCGTGAGCGCAAGAAGATCATGGAAGACAGGGCCGACGCGTTCATCGCGCTACCCGGTGGCATCGGAACGCTGGAGGAACTGTTCGAAACCTGGACGGCCGGGTATTTGGGCATGCACGAGAAGCCAGTCGTACTACTGGATCCGACGGACCACTACGCGGGTCTGTTGCAGTGGCTCGACGGGCTGTCCTCGACGGGCTTCGTCCAACAACGGGCACTGGACAAGCTGATCAGGACAGCCACCGTGGCCGATGCGTTAGCCGCCTGTTCTCCTCGATGAAAGCTAAGGTTACTCTGGAGTAAGGTAATGGGGATCACATCGCTCGAAGGGGAGTACATGGCTGTCGATGCCCGTCAGAAGATTGGACTGACCGACCTCGCGGTCGCGTTGCCGAAAATGGTGACGGAGGTGCCGAGCATGCTGCGCGGTGTCCTGGGCTTTACTCGCAAACCTCATCACAAGGCCTCGATCGGCCTGGTGTTCCAGGATGCCGCTGCCAAGCGCGGAGACCGACCTTTCGTGCGATTCGAAGGTGAATCGGTGTCGTACGCCGACGCCAACGCGATCGTCAATCGGTATGCCCACGTGCTCACGGACCTGGGCGTAGAGCGCGGCGACGTGGTCGGTGTACTCAGCAAGAACAGGCCCGAGGCGCTCTTCGCGGCCCTTGCTGCCGTCAAGCTCGGCGCTACGGCAGGAATGCTCAACTACAACCAGCGCGGCAACGTCCTCGAACACAGCCTCGGTATCTTGTCGGCGACCGTTCTTGTCCTCGACGAGAACGCTCAGGAAGCGCTCGACTCGTTGGACAAAGCTCCCGAGGCGGGCGTGGTTCTGCCGATGCGCGAGCTTGCCGAACTCGCGGCGGATGCCAGCGCGGAAAACCCGTCGGTGACTGCGCAGATTCAGGCCAAAGAAAATGCTTTCTACATTTTCACCTCCGGCACCACCGGCCTGCCGAAGGCAAGTTTGATGAGCCATTTCCGCTGGCTCAAGTCGATGTCCGGGCTGGGCAACATGGGTGTGCGGCTGCGCGAAGACGACGTCATCTACTGCTGCCTGCCGCTCTATCACAACAATGCACTGACGGTGACGCTGTCATCGGTGCTCGCCGGCGGCGCGGCGATGGCCATCGGTAAACAGTTCTCGGTCAGCAACTTCTGGGAAGACGTCAAGGTCAACAAGGCGACCGCGTTCACCTACATCGGCGAATTATGCCGCTACCTGCTGACTCAGGAGAAGCGGCCGGAGGACCGAGACAACACGATCGAGCTCATCGTCGGCAACGGCTTACGCCCCGAGATCTGGGAAGAGTTCACCGAGCGTTTCGGAATCTCGCGCGTTGCGGAGTTCTATGGCGCGAGCGAATGCAACATCGCGTTCATCAACGCTCTGAACATGAAGAAGACTGCAGGCATCTGCCCACTTCCGTATGCCGTCGTCGAATACGACGAGGAGTCCGGCAAGGCGAAGCGCGGAAGCAACGGCCGGCTTAGCAAGGTCGCGAGCGGCGAGGTCGGTCTTTTGCTGTCCAAGGTCACCGACCGCGCGCCGTTCGACGGCTACTCGGACGAGAAGGCGACGGAGAAGAAGCTCGTTCGAGACGGTTTCAAAAATGGAGACTGCTGGTTCGACACCGGCGACCTGGTCCGGCATCAGGGTTGGATGCACGTCGCGTTCATCGACCGACTCGGTGACACTTTCCGGTGGAAGGGAGAGAACGTCGCCACGACGCAGGTCGAGGGCGCGCTCGGCGGACACCCATCGGTGGACGGTGTGGTCGTGTACGGCGTCGACATCGAAGGAACCGACGGCAAGGCAGGTATGGCTGCGGTGACGTTGCGTGACGGTGAGAGCTTCGATGGAAAATCGGTCGCCGAGCATCTCTACGACAAACTGCCCTCGTACGCGGTTCCGCTGTTCGTCCGTGTCGTGGACAGTCTCGAGCAGACCTCGACGTTCAAGAGCCAGAAGGTTGCCCTGCGCAAGCTCGGCTACGGCGACGACCCCGAGGCCGAACTGTACGTACTACGCGGTAAGTCCGGTGGGTACGACAAAGCGTACGACGGATACGTCGACGAGGTAGCTGCAGGCAAGGCCCCCAAAGGTTAGGGAAGAAGCGATGCGGTCAGTGTGACTTCCAGCCACTGGCCGAATCGGTCCGTCGACCAGCCCGAGCGGTCGCACAGCATGCGGTGCATCTCGGGGCTGGTCAGTGCCCAGATCGTGACGCCCGCCGTGTCGATGTCGACGGCCAGGGGGCCGCGTGCACCGATCCACGACGCCATCTGGGTCATCGCTGCCTTACGTTGGCGATCCTGGATGTCCGTGCGGAGAGCAGCAATGTCGGCATCTACCGCTGCGGCACCGAGGAGAATGTCGTCGATTTCGCGGATGCGGGCTACCTGCCCGGCAATTCCATGTGCGAAAAGCCGAATCTGCGCCCGCTGATCCGGCTCGTCTCGGACGGCGAGGGCGTGGCCGCGCTGCATGATCGGCTTCGGATCGTCGTCTCCGCCGATATCGAGGTCCACCAACACTTTCAGTAGCTCTCTTTTGCTTCTGAATATGTGGAAGACCGTGTCGGGTGAGACCTCGGCCGCCGCTGCGATGGCAGGCACCGAGGTTGTGGCGTACCCGCGTTCGAGGAAGAGCGCGCGCGCCGAATCGATGATGCGTAGGCGTGTCGCTGCGGCTCGGTCTCGACGAACTGCAGAGTTGTAGACCCTCTTGACTGCGTCGTTCATTGCTTCCACTATAGACATATTAATCCGAGTGCTACTGGAACGAATTGAGGACCTCATGGATATTCAGCAAGCCAAGCTGCGAGTCAGGAGTGTGTTCGAAGACGGATTCGGAAAAGGTGACTTGGCGGTGGTCGGTGTAGCACTGGCCCCTACCGCAGTGGATCGACATCCGTTCGGTGCAGACGAACCAGACATGGCGGCACATCTCGAAAATGCGATCGGCATGTTCAGATCGGCAATGCCGGATCTGCAGGTGTCCGTGATGGACCTGTTCGGTGAAGGTGACCGCCTGGCCGCAAGAGTCGAGATGCGCGGAACACATACCGGCACGCCGCTGTTCGGTATACCAGCAGAAGGGGTCCCGGTGGTGATCGAGCAGTTCCACATCATCGAGCTCGACGAACAGGGGTGCGGGGTTCGTCATTGGGCCAACGTGGGCGCTGACGCAGTCCTAGTTCAGCTGCGCGAAGGTGTCGGTGTGCGAAGGGATGCCACTATTGATTCATGAGCACCCTTTGCGGCAAACCGGTCGCCACCGACCGCGCACTCGTCATGGCGATTGTGAACCGCACCCCGGATTCGTTCTACGACAAAGGTGCGAATTTCACCGACGACGCGGCCATGGCGTCGGTGCACCGTGCTGTCGCGGAGGGCGCGGACATGGTCGATATCGGCGGCGTCAAAGCCGGACCCGGTGATGTGGTAGACGCGGCCGAGGAAATTCGCCGCGTGATTCCGTTCGTCGAAGCCATTCGAGGCGAATATCCCGATCTGCTGATCAGTGTCGATACCTGGCGTAGCGAGGTAGCAAAGCTCGCGTGCGGAGTCGGTGCAGATCTGATCAACGACACCTGGGCGGGGGCCGATCCCGATCTCGTTGGAGTCGCTGCAGAAGAGGGCGTCGGGATCGTGTGTTCACACACCGGAGGCGCGACGCCACGCACGCGTCCGCACCGCGTTCGATACACCGATGTGGTCGCCGACGTCGTCGCCGAAGTGACGAAAGCAGCAGAAGCGGCTTTTGCTGCCGGAGTTCGCCGCGACTCGATTCTGATCGATCCGACCCACGATTTCGGAAAAAACACCTATCACGGGCTCGAGTTGTTGCGGCGAGTGGACGTTCTTGTAAACACCGGATGGCCAGTGCTCATGGCGCTGAGCAACAAGGATTTCATAGGCGAGACTCTAGGTGTAGAACTCGCCGACCGGTTGGAGGGAACATTGGCAGCGACAGCGTTGGCCGCAGCAGGCGGAGCTCGCATGTTCCGAGTGCACGAGGTCGCATCGACCAGGAGAGTCGTGGACATGGTTGCCGCAATTCTGGGGACGAGGATTCCCGAACGAACCGTCAGGGGGCTCGCATGACGTTGGCCGACCGAACGGCTGTGAGGGAATCGTGGGCAGCCTCGCACAGTTGGGACGAACCGTCGTGGTCTCTGGCGGAGCTGGAAGCCGCGAAGAAGGGCCGAACCGTCTCGGTTGTTTTACCAGCCCTCAACGAAGAACGGACCGTGGCCGCGGTCATCGACACGATCCACCCCTTGCTGGGAGGTCTGGTCGACGAACTGATCGTCTTGGACTCCGGGTCCACCGACGCCACTGCCGAACGTGCAAGGGCAGCGGGTGCACGAGTAATCAGTCGAGAGGAAGCAATTCCGGGACTCGAACCCGTGCCCGGCAAAGGCGAAGTGCTGTGGCGCGCTGTCGCGGCGTCGAGCGGTGACCTCATTGCCTTCGTCGACTCCGACCTCATCAACCCCGACCCGGCCTTCGTTCCGAAGCTGCTGGGGCCGCTGTTGACGGTCGAGGGAATCCATCTGGTGAAGGGGTATTACCGGCGCCCGTTACGGGTGAGCGGCGGCGAGGACGCCAACGGTGGAGGGCGGGTCACCGAGCTCGTCGCCCGCCCCATGCTGGCAGCTATGCGTCCGGAATTGACCAGCGTGATCCAGCCGCTCGGTGGTGAGTACGCCGGCACCCGCGAGCTGTTGTCTGCCGTCCCGTTCGCGCCCGGCTACGGCGTCGAGATCGGACTGCTGCTCGATACCTACGACCGGCTCGGCCTCGACGCGATCGGCCAGGTCAATCTCGGTGTACGCAAGCACCGGAATCGTCCGCTCATCGAACTCGGTGCCATGAGTCGTCAGATCGTCGGCACCATGCTGGGGCGATGCGGAATCCTGGACTCGGGGGCCGGGCTCACACAGTTCCGCGTCGACGGGGACTCGTTCGTCCCGTTCTCGACGGCGGTCTCGTTGGAGGATCGACCGGCAATCAACACCTTGCACGTGTGACGGGCAGGGCTGCGTGAGACGATCGGTCCATGCTGACGCTCCTTCTCTACGTCGTCATCATCGCTGTGATCGCAGCCCTGCTCTTCTTCGTGGCAAGCCTCGTGTTCGGACGCGGTGAAGAACTCGGCCCGCTACCAGAGGGCACCACCGCCACGGTGCTGCCCGCAGAAGGTGTGACCGGCGACGATGTTCGAACGCTGAAATTTCAGCAAACGGTGCGTGGCTACAAGCAGAGCGAAGTCGATTGGGCCCTCGACCGGTTGGGTGCCGAGATCGATCTGCTGCGGTCTGCTCTGGCAGCAGCGAAGTCCGAGGAATGACGGCGGTACCCGGACCGGACGGTCTACTGCGCTGTCCATGGGGTGCTACGGCAGAGGACCTCTATCGGGAGTATCACGACACCGAATGGGGCCGGGAAGTTCACGGCCGGGACGCCCTGTACGAGCGACTGTGCCTCGAATCGTTCCAATCCGGCCTGTCGTGGATCACCATCTTGCGTAAACGCGAAAGCTTTCGGCGCGCGTTCGCGGGTTTCGACCCGGAGAAGGTCGCTCGCTTCGACGAGGACGACGTCGCCCGGCTGATGGCCGATGCCTCCATCGTCCGCAACAAGGCCAAGATCGCCGCAACGATATCCAACGCATGGGTCGTCCTCGAACTGGCTGGAACCGATCTCGACACTCTGCTGTGGTCGTTCGCGCCGGCGCCGCGGCCGAGCAGGCTCGTCGACGCCTCCGAGGTGCCGGCGGTGACCGCGGAGTCCACGGCGATGGCCGCCGACCTCAAGCGTCGTGGCCTGCGGTTCTTCGGACCGACAACGGCCTACGCGCTGATGCAGGCCACCGGAATGGTGGACGATCACCTGTCTGGTTGTCTGATGCCAGCCCTCAATACCGACTCCAGTTCCCGATATCGGGCTCGATAGGGAAGAATAGTGTTCAAGAACCTTTCTCGCCCTGCGGCGAGAAATCTTTTTTGGCCGAGGCGCAGTGCAGTGTGGCGCAGATCTGGAGGGAGCAGAGGATGGCGGCGATGAAGCCCCGGACCGGAGACGGTCCCCTCGAAGCAACCAAAGAGGGACGAGGAATCGTGATGAGGGTGCCGCTGGAAGGCGGTGGGCGCCTGGTCGTCGAACTCACCCCAGACGAGGCAGCAGCACTCGGTGAGGAATTGAGGGGCGTCACCGCATAGCTGCTGTTCTTTTCTACCCATAGCCCCGTGCGCGAAGTCGGCGAACGGGGCTTTGTGGTGATGCCAGTCCATACGGAGAGAACAAAAATGCTGAGCGAAGTGATGGATCTACTGGTCTGCCCGCACTGCACCTCGGATCTCGCGGCCATCGAGGACGGTCGCGTATTGCGGTGCGACCGTGGGCATACCTTCGATGTCGCACGGCAGGGCTACGTCAGTTTGCTGGCGGGAAACGCAGGCAAGATCGTCGGTGATTCCGCCGAGATGATCGAGGCGCGGTCGGAGTTTCTCGACCGCGGACACTTCGATCGGATCATCGCTGGCGTAGTAGCGGCCATGTCGGCACACGATCCCGCCACCGTTCTCGAGGTGGGCGCGGGTACCGGACACTATTTGGCGGCGGTACTCGAGACGTTCGAGCGCATGAGGGGTGTTGGACTCGACGTGTCCAAGCCGGCGGCCAGAAAAGTGGCTCGTGCGCATCCGCGACTGGGATCCATCGTGGCCGACGTGTGGCAACCACTGCCGGTGCGTACCGGATCGATCGATGCGGTCAGTTGCGTGTTTTCGCCGCGGAACGCCGCCGAGCTACGGCGCATTCTCGCTCCGAACGGAGTATTGGTCGTCGTCACGCCGACCGAACATCATCAGCAGGAACTGATCGAGACCCTCGGCCTCCTCAGCGTCGACGAGGACAAGGCGCGCCGCCTCGGAGAAGCTCTCGCCGGACGCTTCGAGCAGACGGATACCACCCGCATCGAGTTCACGATGGCCCTCGATCACCTGAGCATCGCAAGCCTTGTGGGGATGGGCCCGTCGGCGCGGCATTCCACTGATGCCGCGCGCCGCTCTGCAATCGCAGCTCTACCGGACACCGTCGAGGTGACTGCCTCGGTGACCGTCGGAACTTACCGGGCCCTGGCCGCCAGCGCTGCGTTGTAGACCTCGACCGTCTGCTGCGCGATAGCAGCCCACGAGAATTCGGCGATGGCCCGTGCTCGACCAGCTTTGCCCATCGCCGTCGCGGTCTTCGGGTCGAGCGCGACAGCGTTGACCATGTCAGCCAACGAGCGTTCGAACACCTGTGGCTCATAGGAGTTGTAGTGCACGAGGCGTCCGGTGACACCGTTGTCGACCACTTCGGGAATGCCGCCGACATCGGATGCGACGACGGCAGTTTCGGTGGCCATAGCTTCCAGATTGACGATCCCGAGAGGCTCGTACACCGACGGGCATACGAATACGTCTGCCGCTGAAAGTATTTCGCGGACCTTTTCGGTAGGTAGCATCTCGCGAACCCAGAACACATTCGATCGGGTCTCGGCGAGTTCGGCCACTGCTCGCTCGGTGTCGGCGGCAATCTCCGGGGTGTCCGGCGCGCCCGCGCACAGGACCAGTTGAATGGAGGGGTCGAAATGATGCGCTGCCGCAATGAGGTGGCCGACACCCTTTTGGCGGGTGATGCGTCCGACGAACGCCGCCATCGGCCTGTTCGGGTCGACGCCGATGTCGGCCAACGCGGAATCCTCGGGGTCTGCCGCTGGACCTGGATGCCAGTTCTCTGTGTCGATGCCGTTGCGCACCACATGAACTCGGCTGGGATCCAGGCGCGGATAGGCGTCGAGGACATCTTTGGCCATGCCCTCGCTGACCGCGATGACCGCATCCGCGTACTCGACGGCGTTGCGTTCGGACCAGGAGGAGATGCGATAACCGCCGCCCAGTTGCTCGGCCTTCCACGGCCTGCGAGGCTCGAGTGAATGGGCGGTGAGAATGTGCGGCACGCCGTACAGTTCGGCCGCGAGATGCCCGGCAAGCCCGGTGTACCAGGTGTGCGAGTGCACGACATCGGCG
This region of Rhodococcus sp. PAMC28707 genomic DNA includes:
- a CDS encoding putative RNA methyltransferase: MLSEVMDLLVCPHCTSDLAAIEDGRVLRCDRGHTFDVARQGYVSLLAGNAGKIVGDSAEMIEARSEFLDRGHFDRIIAGVVAAMSAHDPATVLEVGAGTGHYLAAVLETFERMRGVGLDVSKPAARKVARAHPRLGSIVADVWQPLPVRTGSIDAVSCVFSPRNAAELRRILAPNGVLVVVTPTEHHQQELIETLGLLSVDEDKARRLGEALAGRFEQTDTTRIEFTMALDHLSIASLVGMGPSARHSTDAARRSAIAALPDTVEVTASVTVGTYRALAASAAL
- a CDS encoding DNA-3-methyladenine glycosylase I, which encodes MTAVPGPDGLLRCPWGATAEDLYREYHDTEWGREVHGRDALYERLCLESFQSGLSWITILRKRESFRRAFAGFDPEKVARFDEDDVARLMADASIVRNKAKIAATISNAWVVLELAGTDLDTLLWSFAPAPRPSRLVDASEVPAVTAESTAMAADLKRRGLRFFGPTTAYALMQATGMVDDHLSGCLMPALNTDSSSRYRAR
- a CDS encoding DUF3117 domain-containing protein, translating into MAAMKPRTGDGPLEATKEGRGIVMRVPLEGGGRLVVELTPDEAAALGEELRGVTA
- the folP gene encoding dihydropteroate synthase is translated as MSTLCGKPVATDRALVMAIVNRTPDSFYDKGANFTDDAAMASVHRAVAEGADMVDIGGVKAGPGDVVDAAEEIRRVIPFVEAIRGEYPDLLISVDTWRSEVAKLACGVGADLINDTWAGADPDLVGVAAEEGVGIVCSHTGGATPRTRPHRVRYTDVVADVVAEVTKAAEAAFAAGVRRDSILIDPTHDFGKNTYHGLELLRRVDVLVNTGWPVLMALSNKDFIGETLGVELADRLEGTLAATALAAAGGARMFRVHEVASTRRVVDMVAAILGTRIPERTVRGLA
- a CDS encoding glucosyl-3-phosphoglycerate synthase; this encodes MTLADRTAVRESWAASHSWDEPSWSLAELEAAKKGRTVSVVLPALNEERTVAAVIDTIHPLLGGLVDELIVLDSGSTDATAERARAAGARVISREEAIPGLEPVPGKGEVLWRAVAASSGDLIAFVDSDLINPDPAFVPKLLGPLLTVEGIHLVKGYYRRPLRVSGGEDANGGGRVTELVARPMLAAMRPELTSVIQPLGGEYAGTRELLSAVPFAPGYGVEIGLLLDTYDRLGLDAIGQVNLGVRKHRNRPLIELGAMSRQIVGTMLGRCGILDSGAGLTQFRVDGDSFVPFSTAVSLEDRPAINTLHV
- a CDS encoding DivIVA domain-containing protein; the encoded protein is MLTLLLYVVIIAVIAALLFFVASLVFGRGEELGPLPEGTTATVLPAEGVTGDDVRTLKFQQTVRGYKQSEVDWALDRLGAEIDLLRSALAAAKSEE
- the glgA gene encoding glycogen synthase, with amino-acid sequence MRVAMMTREFPPEVYGGAGVHVTELSAQLRSLCEVDIHCMGAPRDTAQVHDPDPALAGANAALTTLSAELRMANAAAGADVVHSHTWYTGLAGHLAAELYGVPHILTAHSLEPRRPWKAEQLGGGYRISSWSERNAVEYADAVIAVSEGMAKDVLDAYPRLDPSRVHVVRNGIDTENWHPGPAADPEDSALADIGVDPNRPMAAFVGRITRQKGVGHLIAAAHHFDPSIQLVLCAGAPDTPEIAADTERAVAELAETRSNVFWVREMLPTEKVREILSAADVFVCPSVYEPLGIVNLEAMATETAVVASDVGGIPEVVDNGVTGRLVHYNSYEPQVFERSLADMVNAVALDPKTATAMGKAGRARAIAEFSWAAIAQQTVEVYNAALAARAR